TCAATGTCAGGTGATATCTTGAATGGACTGGTaccaaaatgttcttttctggtGGTCATTCTATGTCATCCCATTTCTTGCAAACTTCATGTGCTAGCCTTCATGGAACAGTGAAACTGGAGCTTAGATAATTTCAAACTGCTCACGTAACGACCTTCTGCTCAGCTTTGTGTGGGTATAGGCAGCACATCGACCTCTTACATTAAAGTGTCCTGTGTGTCTCTTTGCCATGGCAAAGTGGCATGCTCACTGAAGAGGTACTCAAATTATGTTAAAGGGTGATGGGATTCCTGTGACCATCAAAAGAGCTGTCCAAGTCTGTCCAACACCTTCCAGTTTAAGAGCTTATATCCACATTATGTCATTGACAAGCATTAATAAGGAAAAGGTTTAAATTAAGTGCAGAAAGTTGGggaacaaaaatgaagagaaggataagctgcagagggacaggaaGTAAAAGGAGTTGAGCTCTGAGTTTTCACAATGAACAAACCATAGTCACAAAGGATGCATTCTCTTCAGAGCTTAGTAGACATTAAGCTGATCTTCATTATTCTACGTATGTAGAGGGAGGAAAAATCCATTGAGATATTCCGTACTAACAAAGAATAATGTACTGCATGAATGAAGATGATATAGTAAGCTCTTGCAGAAAGAGAATGCAGCATTGTAGAGAAAAGTTACTTTTCGTAAATCTGTTAGAAAGTCCATGCAATAGTCAAGAAACCAGAGGACTAAGGAGATGCTGTAAATGAAGTCTTTGGATTTCCAGCACACTCAACAGCTTTTGTAGCTACGAATGTCTGAGGTAGATCTGTAAAATCATAGATAGGTTGGAGAACTTTAGTATGGGTAGAGAAAACTCACTGTCTCCTCCAGAACAGAATTAGGCATTTCAAATGAAACCAACCAGTCATGAGTTCCAAGTAAGTAAACGGGAGGACTTAATGTAGAAACTAATTAAGCTGGACAAGTCTTTTCAATGGGAATTTGTAGATGATAACATTCCTATGGGTTCGAAAAATAGCTTGGCAAATTCACTCAAGGAAAATCCATCAAGCGTCCTAAGCAGACGAATGAAGAAGCAGCCGCCTCCTGAACCAGGGGACCAAATTGTCAGCAGCTTAGTTAGTACAAAGGGACTATGTTGTTATAGTCTTCTTTTACTCTtactctttctcttctctctatTCCCCAATGTCAGAGTTAGACTGGCCTTTATTCTGACCTCAGAGGACAGACCTTATGATCTAACAGTTGTATCTCACCCCTGGCAGGAACCAGACTTGCTGCCCCTTGCTTCACTGATTTGAATGGAAGATATTGATACATTGGAGCTAATAGCTACTAATAATCTGAAGCCCTTCCCAGGCTTAATGTTATTCCACACGGTGCAATTATTTGTTAACGAGTTTGCTTATTTAATTCTGCAATAGGTTTTAATATAGTTTTATAAACTGGAGGAACACAACGAAGTTGCAAAGCCAAGCACTTTCAGACCTGCAGACTGTAGTTTATCCTCCTCTTTGAATACACCAAGAAGCTCTCATCCCACAGTCTGTGCATAGATCCAGGGTTGTCCCATCCCAGGAGCAGAACgcagcacttgctcttgttaaacttcatgcagttggtgattgcccagtCCTCTAATTTCTCATGATCTCTGCAAGGCCCCTCTTCCTCGAGGGAGCCAAGATCTCCCCCCAGTTCAGAGTCATCTGAACTTACTTAGAATTCATTCAAGACCTGCATCCAGATCATTTATAGAAAAACTGAAGATAACTGCCTTTAAAACGGAGCCCTGATACTGAGATCGTTTAATGAAGAATTTGTTCTTGCAAGCAGAAGATACATTCTCCCGGTTAAGCTGACTGGTGCTCTAGAAGGCAGGATTTCTGTACTACTTCTTTCCTGTGGTGTCTATGCAACTTGTTGGAACAGGTAGGCGCTTATATCTGCAGCCAGACACTGCACTTGCAGCATAGTGTCATTTGCAAGACAAGTGTCCATTAAGAGGATTGGCCAAGGGTGTCCTGGTGAggtcttttttattattatcaggACAGCTTGTAAGAGATAGGGTAGAAAGTTCCAAGCCTGCAGAGAATAAAATAGTATTTGGCAAAATCCTTTCATGCCGCATTTGTTTGATATTTGACCATTAGGCTGCCCTTCGTGTTAAATCAAGGTGACAGAAGTGGAAGTTACTGTGCACAAAATTTACGTGTTGGACTCccaggaggaagggaagaaatgtCACTCATGATCTTAGAGCACACAAGCAGTGGTCATTTGGGTTgagaatgaaaggaaagcagtgctCTAGGAGAGCCAAAGCAGGCACAGCccagagagcagctgagggtTCCTCTGGAGGGAGTAGTCCAAAGCACTGGCCTTGGCTCCTTGGCATCTGCTGCTTCACTGTGGCCTGTGGATTGCTCCTCCTGTGCCATCGTACTGGCTGACAAtgtttttccttgctgcttGTCTGGGAAAGACAGGAAGAATGTGCTCCTAATGTAGGTCCCACACATGCTAAAATTAGGTGGCATAAATATTTCCCCTTATCTACCAGGGGCCAAGTAGGGAAACACTAATTGCTCTCAGCTCTACCCAAAGTTGCTGGGAAGTGTGAGTGAGTGAAGGCAGTGCTGAAAACATGCTAAGTACTTTGAAAAATCGAACCCTGTCCATCTCGGAATGAGTGCCTGCAATGAGTAAATGCTTTTTTGGGCATTGGCTCACCAGCTGTGAAGAGGAGATAATCACCTCAGTGGTATCTTGTGAAGATAAGCTCATTAAAACTTCAGTGGGATCCTGATATTGCTGTGATAAgtactgcagagaaaataattagtAAATTTAGCTCTGCATTCAGTGAACTGTTTAAAAGATAAAACACCTGGCATCATATACTCAGTGCAGAGGTTTAAAAGAAAGGCTGGATTATCAACACATAATCTCTGCGCTGCATGAGGCAGAAATTCCCAACAAAAAGCTCAGTAAATTCAGGCAGTACCATGATGAGTATGTGCAAAAGAACTGACATCAATTTGCACAGGAAACCTCAGTTCTGACTTCTAACTTTGAAGGATTTGGCTCTGTACTCTTTAGTTTGTTTTTGCAACATATTATTTTCTCAAGAAATAGAAGCTATTTTGTGAACTACCTGTGGGGCTCTCAAGAAGGAAACATGCAATAAAACTGTAAGATTAGCTGTGACAGTCATAGAAGGAGTTTTAGTAATGTGCTCTCAGCATGATGACTACTGAAATAAGGGCGTAGTAAAAGCGTACCTATTTGGCAGAGTGCTGTTCCCAGTGCTGGCATCTAGAGCAAGAAAAGAGAGGTGTCAGCCAAAGATCAGTGAGAGTGACATGAGAGTTTGAATCAAACAAACACTGGTAACAGGAGAGCACGCTGCTCTTTGATACCTGCTATGCTCTTCATAGCACTCGAGAATACTGGAATATAGTGGTAGAATATACTGGAATCTACTGGTATTAGAATGAATTGGCAAAATCAGAATGACTGTGTGGAGGCAAAATTACATGCGTAAAACTTTCAAAACATTCAAACTTGttcctttcaaaatatgtaACTTGCTTTGcatgctgttttcctgctttgtgcAGAGCTCCCACACAGGTGTTGAATTAGTagaatgcatttgtttctgattGTATCAACACATTTATGTGCCACCAATCTCCTGTTAAGTGCTTAGCATTGTTGTTTTACTCTAGGTTCTGGTTTTGGAGCATCTACAAAAGCAATGTGCTTAGGGATGCGTTACTGGAAGCCAGAGAGGCTGGAGTCACTCATTGAAGTGAGCATTGAGTGCGGACGAATGACTCACAACCACCCTACAGGTAATGTCTGCAGACATAGCATTTCTATGAAGTGCCCACAGCTGCTTTTCACTTCTGGGAGGACTAACACAGCTCCTGTAAAACCACTTGGTTTAGCAGCTTTTGTGTGCAGACTCCAAGCCTGGGTTTGAATTTTGCTCGgattatatatgtatgtatacttATACAAGCTTATCTATGAGCTTGTTTATTATACAAATAGCAACCTCAAACATAGGAGTGTTCCTTCCTAAAATCCCAATAACGAAACACACCTTGTCTCACCCAAAGCATATTCATGCCACTTGCCCTGATCAAATCTCAGGATTCATGTACTTCTGGGTGACTCACTGTTTGTGTGAGTTTATGGTTCAGAGGATAATAACATTCTTCTGTTGACAGGTCTTGTCACATCTGATTGCTGCAGGTAAGGGTAGGAAGCCAAAAAATTCCAACTCCACGCATTTTAGGACACAATCTGAATTATTAtctaagaaaaacataaataattagATTTAATGTTGCTCTGAATATCCAAGTCTGTCAATCTGATAGTTTCATGCTGCTTAAGCATGTATTCATTCAGTTTGCTTTAAAGAGCAGTAAATAAAACTATAATGAAGAGTGACAGGTTCAACATGCTCAGTGCTCTGAAGCAGTCAGAAAAGCCATCAGGATGGCATAAGATTAAAGGAAAAGTATTTAAAGCAAAGTAGAGAATATTGTTGAGGCAACATACAAGATCCATGGCTCATTAGCAACAAGTCTGCTTGTAGGTCTGAGTATCCCACTTCAGAAAAGAACTTAACTTGAGCCAGAAAATGGCAGTAAGGAGTATCAAATGCCTTCTGCACAAGGAGAAGTCCAGAAggatttttctgctggaaaggagACAAGTGGCACAGCAGGGGGAAGTGAGAAGAGGAGTGGAAAGGGATGAGGGACATCACGAACATCCTAAAAGGTACCAAGGAACGTTTAGCTGTGAATCTCTTAAGTCAGAGACTGGAAAAACCCAACTGAGATATCAGTCAGGATGGATATAGGACTGACTCCCCATCCTGGTCCCTGGCTTTGCCCTCAAAACCCTCTGCAGCCACCTCATGCTGAATGAGACACTTTTAAGGATCTTTGTGGCAGCTCGGTTAGATGCTGTCTGTTCAAGTGAGACCATTTTTGCTGTCTCTGCCTGtagtttttgggttttttttgttttttttttttccagattctgGAAACAACTATTTGTGCCTTTGGCCTGACCTGGTAATAAAGGTTTTATGGTGGGGAGAAGTAGTAATCATCTGCTCTGAAGCTGTAACCTTCTAAAATAATTTACGTTTGCCTTCAGAAAAACACACCAACTTCATGCTTACCTCTGTGcatgagaaaatgctttttgaacCATGCACCCAGAGAAGCACACACAGCAATACTCTGCTCACCCAGGGCTTACCTGTGTGACAGAGCTCTTTTCTTAACCTTCTTTTGCATGTTGCTATGTGTTGGTTTTGCTGCATTGGACAAAATGCTGAGATCACAAGCAAATATGAGAAACAAGCTTCTCTGTTTCTGACATCACGGAAAATTTAAGTGCCCATTAATAGAAAGTTCTCTTTAAATATAGTTGTATCCAAAGAGGAATACCTGCATAGGCATGCAGACAACATATCTTACTTAGACAACTGCTTCTTCAAGGCAAACACAGcccaaagaaaataatggatCTAACTAGATGAAATGGATTTGTCCCCCTAGAGTAAAATAAGCCAGAAATAGTGTCAGATCCACTGAGCTGAATGACTCCATATGCAAAGCGACCTAGCTTTTAAGTGAATACTTTTGTGCAAGTCCTTTATTCCATGTGACTTCAATTAGAAGATTTTCAGTATCACATTAGTGGATGGTATTTATTTTCGAGCCCTACCTCAATTTCTGTCGAGTTACACCACCAAGAACAGAATCTCCCTtctgtgcaaaataaataagtcaTAAACCACTGGGAACCATGTGTTAGCCAAGAATCTCAACATGCCAAGAGCCAGCCAGTAAACAGACAGTGGTAGGTTATGTGCATTTGTTAATCTACCCGACAGACAAGAGGCATCCTACTAATGATTTTACTAGGGATGTGACAAGGACGGCACAAGCACAGATCACATGGTGGCAATTATATTTATCTATTATTTCCAGGCTTTCTAGGCTCCCTATGCACGGCTCTCTTTGTGGCGTATGCAATTCAAGGGAAGCCCCTGGTGCAGTGGGGAAGAGAAATGATGAAGGTTGTGCCGATGGCAGAGGAATACTGCAAGAAGACCATTCGTCACATGGCAGGTAATGTCTGAAACAagagttattttcttcaaaggGTGTTCGGCTGGAAAGACTCCAAAGAAATGCCCAGTTTCACCATTCTTGCTATTCTCCCCTCACCTCACAACCCGTCAGACTGTCCTCCTGCATCATCTGCTTAGGCTATAAGCTCTTTGCAGCTGGTGCCTTCCTCTTGTACCGCCTGTTAGGTGCCCAATATATTGGTggcaaaaatacaaagaaaatagcAATGGTAAGACTACACCATACAATTTTATCTTTAGGAAATACATTCAAAGATTGTggacagggaaagaaagacGAATTATTAATTAGCAGGTTGTTAGGCAAACATATTgctgaaatataaattattcaGCTCTTTCCATCCATTAACACAGTCCAGTATCTTCCATAAGAAAATCCACTGTGTTTTCACGCATTTTGCCAGGAAAAGTTCATTTGCAGGTGCCTCTTGACAATGAGTTAGCTTTTGACCACAGATGCAGATTTGACTTGTAGCTGTTCTGAACAAGTATTTAAAACACAATGCCTtgtatctttgttttaaaacaactgaGTAGACCACAACTGCCAAACTTGATATTGCTATGCCACAGACGTATGTGGTCTTCAGGACAGAGGTGCTTTAGTTCCCTCTTACCTGAGAGTGAAGCAATTGCAACAGTGAGACCTGCTGTGGACAGATGAGTACAATTCAAAACACTGAGGAAAGAGATAATCCTGTTAATCTCAAGGGACAACCATTGAGAAAGACTGAATTCTTTGGAGAAAATTACTCAAGAGCACTCAGAAATGAAGATTTACCTGGGAAGGAAAGCTACTGCTTTAAAACCTGAAAGAAGCAGGGAGCCTTCCTGAAAGACATTGCATTTTCACCCGCGTCTCATTGCACACTAAGATTTTTTTAGACCAGACCTATGAGGAGCAGGTGCAGGATTAGTGTGAGTGAGATCCTCTTTGAATGACTTTCCAGCAGGTTCCTGTCACTCCACCAGAGCAGGACCCCTCTGCATGGAGGTATGTGTGTTGGACTCCTGAGGCATGCTGTGCGGGCAATGTCCGTATTGTTGAGCTTCGTCCTATTTTGGTAGCAAGATAAGACTTCTGCATTAAAGTTAAGCTCCTTGCCTGATGAGATGCACTGCAAAGACATCCTGCCAAACAGAGTCCTCctgtttcagaaaacacttcttGGCGGCTTTACCCTCCCTGGATAATAAACACCATGCTCAGACGTGGAGGGTTCGATTCAACACCCCTCCCTGTTACTCAGTTATATTTACTCTCCAGATAGCCCATGGATCCACATGTGACTCTAGCCTCCAGCTGGGCGCAAGAAATGGGGCAGAACCTCAGTGTGGCTGATGGCTGAGATATCCAACCATGCCACAGGCTGTCCATGCAACCAAAATCTCCTGcctctcctttcccccttcATTTCTGAGCCTCTGCAGTGGAACAATCACTTTTCCTTGCTTACTGAGATACTAGATAGAAAACAATCATCTATGAGGTTTTCATGTTTTATGTACACGAGGGAAACAGGAAAGTGGAAAAtgtctgctttaaaatacaaagcaacCTGTCAGCTCATccatatatttaaaagtaatttcgGAACCAGCTAGTGGGGTGGGTTTTGGTAGTTTTCTTCAGCTAATAAGGTTTATCTTCATGAgatattttttcacttgaaatacTCTCTGGCTGAATGGCTAAGtgcttttccattcttcttctGGACAGCTTATTTATTATAATTCTGACAGCTAGCTTCCTTGTAATCAGGCAAAACGGGCATGGGCTCATATGAAGGGCAAACGTACATTCCCACATATATGGGGCTGGTGGCTGGAGGTTCAGCCCTGTATGGGGCTACTGATCTACCACCTCATGAAGGTATTGGATCATACAAGGCAGCCTGGTTTTGTTTACATGGCATTGAACTGCTTTAAAGATCTCAATTTGTTAAGAGAGAAACCTGTACAGCCTtctaggaaaagaagaaaaatcatagaatcacagagtggtttgaattggaaaggacttcacagcccacccagccccaacccctgccatgggcagggctgccccccaccagctcaagctgcccagggccccatccaacctggccttgagcgcctccaggaatggggcaccacagcttctctgggcagcctgtgccagcgcctcaccacccttaatagtgaataattttgaaatttgaaatatgaatttttttcctcatatctaTCCAAAATCAATTTACATTCTGTTTAAAACtattaccccttgtcctgtgaCTAGATGCCCATGTAAAAGGTCTCTATCTTTCTTATGGccatttttaaatactgaaagaccgcaataaggtctccctggagctttctcttctccaggctgaacaaccccaactcGCTGCCTTTCTCTGTAGGTTACATccttcagaaaactgttttgattGTGTGTATGCTTCTCAGTTAGTTACAGCACTGAATGACCAAGCAGGACAGAACcaaggaaaaagcagcaagaattgATCATATTTTAACCTACACACAAGTAGTCCCACATTGAATCACCAGTTTGCCTTGGCATACTTAGCAGCCTTGTCTGTCTCACCGATTTGTGATTCCTGGCTCCCATCTGCCTTTTCACTCAGTCTTAAATTCTGCACAGGTGTGTATATCTATTCAGTGTGACTTCGTACCTTTTCAAGCCTTTATAAAAGGTTGAGCATTGGCTTGAAAACATGCTGAATTTAGTAAGAGTATTCACACGCACAAAGTTAAAAGTCATTAGAGATATTCTTCCCAAAGTGacattaaaaaggagaaagatgtgTGGTTATTAAAATTGGCTTATTTGTATGGATGCAGATATGTGTGTTATTTATCcttttttactgcatttaatAAGGATTATAATATATGCAAATGGAAATTTTGGTCTTTTCCATCTGCCCTTTCCTGAAAGATCACAGTCATGAACAGAAATCCTGGAGAAAACGTATGAATAAAAAACTGAGGTGGGAGGtaattttatttcaggcttGTAAGCATTTTTAGGTATTCTTTAATCATAgtaaaagaatacaaaaattgGCACAGAAttgacattttctctcttattttttgacttttgcctttttctgagACTGTTTATCTGTAAGTTCTCCAAATCTTATCTTGGTGTCTCTTAATGTCATTCTAATATGTCGTAAAAATAGCATAAGATTCTGCAAatgctttcttccctttcacatctgctgtttcCAGTTGGATATACCACTTCATATTAAAATGCATACTCACTATATATGCCTGTTTAATGtatgttactgaaaaacaccCAGATTTTCAGATGAGTCAATGCaatcattttcttgaaaagctatttaaatagaaatgaaaatgttgccAAGATGCAATACTACatcattaatttcttttgcattcagAATATCAGGAGCACTGGTTTTACTTCGAAGCCAAGTGGCAGTTTTACTTGGAGGAGAGAGAAATCAATGAGGAGAACCAGAACAAAGCCGTCTTTCCGGACAACTATGAcgcagaggagagagaaaaggtaACTGTGACTTCAGATAGTGCCCAGAAAGGCTCTGTCATGAGCGAGGTGTTTTCAATGGGATGCACCTGTACTTTACAAATGTTTccagtgctggagcagagagaaaatctttatttttgctaaaattTTAAGGAAGTGTAAAGAACTCCTGTCCTTGGTGTGGGTACATGTtagtgaaaaaaacagctgcagtcAGTCTTGAGGTGCTAAAGGTTCCTACAATGGGAGGAGAAGTCCTAATGTCAGATGTGGTGATTCTCAGCATGGGTATAAGGCTTGTAAGTGAACGCCTGTCAGCCACGGCTACTTGAAGTGGAAAAGACAGACACCCGGCTGGTTTCTCTTGAAATCCTAATGGAGCTGTCCCCAAGTCCCACAGAAATGCCTCCTAATGGAGCTGGGTTAATGGAGTTAAGGTCCTTTGAACAGAAGACAGCCCTCCTAAGCACTGATCTGCAAACACCAGCAGTGCCACAGCTAGTTTTAGATGtctcaagtgttttttttttaccatctcTTATGTGATACTGCCTTACAATACCTGCGATCTTTCTTTTGCCTCATTAATTCAAGTTATAACTTGATAAATAATGACTCCTCTTCCCTGGTGTTTACAACTTTCTGATACTTGCTGGCACCTCTCAATGTTCTCTACTTAGCAGCTAAGAACTAAGTATGTGGTTCTTGTCACCCTTCCCCATAAATCAATCCCCTTTTCCAGAGTATAAAAACACAGCCCTATTTTGAGAAGCCACTTTGTATATTTTTAGGTGTTCGTTTCTGCAGTGAAAAGTGCCAGTGGAAGCTAGATTGACTCTGGGATgtaaaaaaattcctttaatTATGAGTGTTAGgtcttccatttttattttatcgGTTCAGTCCCACAAGCTTGTTACtagttttttttgttccttctagCATTGCTGGAGTCTTTGTAGAGCTTTATGGGAGATCAAACTGATCAATATTTCCCCATGACCATTTTCAAGAGAGAACTGAATGAATTCCTAATGCGGAAACAAAACTTATCTTCACAGACCTAACCCAACTAGTTTGACCTACTGTATTATCCATTTTGATgcataggaaaggaaaatgttgcttGACCCTCAGACTGTACCATCAGGCGGAGATCACAGTCTGGCAGAAGTCCCATTTTGCTCACAAACTGAGCATGTTGATAGCCATGGAAAGAATAAGCAAGGAAAAGACAACTGACTTGCCTGCCTTTTACCCCGGACTGCTTTACTTTTCACTCCCTCCCAGCCGTTTTGTGTCTGGAAGCATAGTGGATGGCCTCCCTGCAGGCAGCGAATAAACCACAAATACCTGGCAGCCCTCTTGGCAGCAGGTCTCGTGGGCATGTTTCTGCCAGGGCAGAGGCCCCTTTCTGAGGGCACACatcagctgcaggagctgtgaaAGTGAAGCACTCAAATGTGGCGTGGACCGACCCGAGTATATTGCAAAGGCaatttcccttcagaaaaaaatggtgcttTGATTGCTAAGCAGCAAAGATCACATTCTGTATAGACAAGTACAGATTAAATTTGGAGATAAATAGaaaagtagaggaaaaaaagccaaattacCCCTTCTTGAATGTATAAGTATGAGGTGGGTTATCAGATGTTGGTAGGAGGTGGCTGTAATGACCAACCACAGGTTGGCAGCAAGGAGGGGATGTGGGAGTTGCCTCCAGGGCTTGGCAGgagcccagttccttcagcacGAGGGACAGCCTTGTTACACCTGCACCCATTCACTCTCTGCTGCCAGTCTTACGTGCCCTTGCCGAGGGAAGATGGGCTATCTCCAAGTCACAGAGCTACACCGAGGTGCAAGGTTCTGCCCTTTTGAAAAGCTTGAAAAACTCTGCCTTGGAGCAGATCAGTCCCAAGGAGTGCTCTCCCTCAAGTAAGGAATCCCCAGCAAAGTGAGGTGACATCAGATGTGCGCAGAACATCAGCGATCGTGAGGGCTAAATGGGGCGAAACTTGAGACGCTGGCTTGCTGGCCCAGAATAGCGCTTCCACAGTCAGTGTGCTTGCTTTGGTAGTACTGCACCTGTGTCCATGCTGCTCTGCCAGAATGGAAGCTGCAGGAATCAGGCTATGAAGTTTGCTTGTGTCAGAGGGCAGAGTAAACAGCTGCTGCCTCTAGTCcgaaaaaaaagggaatgaagTGAAGCTGTATTACTCAGCTCTGCCTTGTTTAACGTCTATGCAAATAAATCATCACAAAATATATATTGGCTGAGGTGGAAGTGAATAGGTACATGCGCTTACCTTCATACACGGGCCAGGAAAACAGCTACAACTAACATACCATGATGCAACTAAAGCTCCAGGAACTAAAGCTGCCAATTCCCTTTAAGGGAAAGTTATGGTTTTAATAAAACTTAATCAGAGTCTTGAGTTCATTTGTGGATTTTGGGCAGTTTTCTTCAACTCATTTCTCTAGAGACAATCCAGCTGTCCTTTGCAAACCTCACTGTGGTCTTGttaatttcttcccttctttcctctcctgttgaagaaatttttcttatgtttctgcaagtttttttcattgttgttcaATGAAAGGTGAGAGAGTGGCTCAGCAAGAAAAAGTCAGAGAAAGTGACCTGAATTAACACAGTCTCAAATTGAGTCCCTAAAGAAATTACCGAATCAGAGCTTCTTCAACCTCCACATAAAACTTGGCAAGTAGAAACATTTGCATACCTGTGACAAGAGAAGCTGAGAACGTTTCCCAAAGGCAGAAAGAGGACTGATAATGTAAACCCTCTCCCAcccttatttttaaacaataagGACTTGTAGGGTGTGCAATTAGAATCTGTCTTCAGCTACTTCTTAGCATTCTTGGCTCATCAAGTACCTGGCCTGCCAAGTTTCTCCACATCCTTCCTAGTGCCTTGTCTCTGCTGTGGGCATGGTGTCCTCTGTCCCTAGAAGAGATGTACTGCTTCCAGAAGGGACCAACCAGCGGGGAGACTGGGAGTGTGGCGGAGCCTATTCCTGGAAAATTAAACATGCAAGAAGTCATTTTGTACTCAGTCACCATCAGAAAGCTCAGAAGCCCATTTGCTGTATACGCTCAAGTAAAATTATCAGCAGTTGGCAGGGTGCTTCCCCTCAATGGGCCCAGCAATCTTCTCACCGTGAAACAGacccagagaagaaaagatcaaGAGTAGCAAATGCCTCCTTGTGACTCCTAGGGCACAGGGACAGGGTAGGCAAGTGAGATGCAGAGTAGGCACTGCAGTGCACATCCTCCTTTCTGTGGATCCACCCTGATGCCTCCATCTGTCCCGCAGACGTACCGCAGATGGAGTTCCGAAGGTCGAGGCGGGAGACGGGGCCACGATGCCCCAATGATCGCCTACGATGCCCTGCTGGGGTGCGGCGGGGACTGGACAGAACTCTGCAACCGCTCCATGTTCCACGGAGGTGAGGGCGCGACCGCGGCTCCCAGCCCCCGCTCCCCCTTGTGCTTCAGGACCTCCCACCCATGAATAGCCACTGTTGACCACTCTGCTGTGCCACTGATTATTTCCACATCCCCTGGTTTTACACC
The Numida meleagris isolate 19003 breed g44 Domestic line chromosome 1, NumMel1.0, whole genome shotgun sequence genome window above contains:
- the ADPRHL1 gene encoding protein ADP-ribosylarginine hydrolase-like protein 1 isoform X2, whose product is MHMATAEAVITDYWCLEDLYRELVKRYVDAVDKLSGRRPDPATIEGCRELKPDNYLLAWHTPFNEKGSGFGASTKAMCLGMRYWKPERLESLIEVSIECGRMTHNHPTGFLGSLCTALFVAYAIQGKPLVQWGREMMKVVPMAEEYCKKTIRHMAEYQEHWFYFEAKWQFYLEEREINEENQNKAVFPDNYDAEEREKTYRRWSSEGRGGRRGHDAPMIAYDALLGCGGDWTELCNRSMFHGGESAATGSIAGCLYGLVYGLSKVPKGMYQDLEQRERLEYLGENLYRLSMEEK